One Mycolicibacterium parafortuitum DNA segment encodes these proteins:
- the dnaA gene encoding chromosomal replication initiator protein DnaA: MTADPDPPFVSIWNNVVTELNGAGGTGNGSSLTPQQRAWLKLVRPLVITEGFALLSVPTPFVQNEIERHLREPIVSALSRQLGQRVELGVRIADPATEDIGEPSPDPTPVAPVESDDDDVDDDLAARASAEESWPTYYNRARNLTEDDSVSINLNRRYTFETFVIGASNRFAHAASLAIAEAPARAYNPLFIWGESGLGKTHLLHAAGNYAQRLFPGMRVKYVSTEEFTNDFINSLRDDRRASFKRTYRDIDVLLVDDIQFIEGKDGIQEEFFHTFNTLHNANKQIVISSDRPPKQLATLEDRLRTRFEWGLITDVQPPELETRIAILRKKAQMDRLDVPDDVLELIASRIERNIRELEGALIRVTAFASLNKTSIDKSLAEIVLRDLISDPGTMQISTAAIMAATAEYFETSVDELRGPGKTRALAQSRQIAMYLCRELTDLSLPKIGQAFGRDHTTVMYAEKKIRAEMAERREVFDHVKELTTRIRQRAKR, encoded by the coding sequence TTGACCGCTGACCCCGATCCTCCCTTCGTATCCATCTGGAACAACGTCGTCACCGAACTCAACGGCGCCGGCGGCACCGGGAACGGGTCGTCACTGACCCCGCAGCAGCGCGCCTGGCTCAAACTCGTCCGGCCGCTCGTCATCACCGAGGGTTTCGCGCTGCTGTCGGTGCCGACCCCGTTCGTCCAGAACGAGATCGAACGTCATCTCCGTGAGCCGATCGTGTCCGCGCTCAGCCGCCAGCTCGGTCAGCGTGTCGAGCTCGGCGTGCGGATCGCCGATCCGGCGACCGAGGACATCGGTGAGCCGAGTCCGGACCCGACCCCTGTTGCGCCGGTGGAATCCGACGACGACGACGTCGACGACGACCTCGCCGCGCGGGCCAGCGCCGAGGAGAGCTGGCCGACGTACTACAACCGTGCCAGGAACCTGACCGAGGACGACTCCGTCTCGATCAACCTGAACCGGCGCTACACCTTCGAGACGTTCGTGATCGGTGCGTCGAACCGGTTCGCCCACGCGGCGTCCCTGGCGATCGCCGAGGCCCCGGCGCGGGCATACAACCCGCTGTTCATCTGGGGTGAGTCCGGGCTGGGCAAGACCCATCTGTTGCACGCCGCCGGAAACTACGCCCAGCGCCTGTTCCCCGGCATGCGGGTCAAGTACGTCTCCACCGAGGAATTCACCAACGACTTCATCAACTCCCTGCGCGACGACCGCCGAGCATCCTTCAAGCGCACGTACCGCGACATCGACGTGCTGCTGGTCGACGACATCCAGTTCATCGAGGGCAAGGACGGCATCCAGGAAGAGTTCTTCCACACCTTCAACACGCTGCACAACGCGAACAAGCAGATCGTCATCTCGTCGGACCGCCCGCCCAAACAGCTGGCCACCCTCGAGGACCGGCTGCGCACCCGGTTCGAGTGGGGTCTGATCACCGACGTCCAGCCCCCGGAACTCGAAACCCGGATCGCGATCCTGCGCAAGAAGGCCCAGATGGATCGTCTGGACGTGCCCGACGACGTGCTCGAGCTGATCGCCAGCCGGATCGAGCGCAACATCCGCGAGCTCGAGGGCGCGCTGATCCGGGTCACGGCGTTCGCGTCGCTGAACAAGACCTCGATCGACAAGTCGCTGGCCGAGATCGTGCTGCGGGATCTGATCTCCGATCCCGGCACCATGCAGATCAGCACCGCGGCCATCATGGCTGCCACTGCCGAATACTTCGAGACCAGCGTCGACGAGCTGCGGGGGCCGGGTAAGACCAGGGCGCTGGCGCAGTCGCGGCAGATCGCGATGTATCTGTGCCGCGAACTCACCGATCTGTCACTGCCCAAGATCGGTCAGGCGTTCGGTCGCGATCACACCACGGTGATGTATGCGGAGAAGAAGATCCGCGCCGAGATGGCCGAGCGCCGTGAGGTTTTCGACCACGTCAAGGAACTCACCACCAGGATCCGCCAGCGCGCGAAGCGCTGA
- the rpmH gene encoding 50S ribosomal protein L34 produces the protein MAKGKRTFQPNNRRRAKVHGFRLRMRTRAGRAIVTARRAKGRRSLTA, from the coding sequence GTGGCCAAGGGCAAGCGGACCTTTCAGCCGAACAACCGTCGCCGCGCCAAGGTGCACGGCTTCCGGCTGCGGATGCGCACCCGCGCGGGGCGTGCGATCGTCACGGCTCGGCGCGCTAAGGGCCGTCGTTCACTGACTGCGTGA
- the gyrB gene encoding DNA topoisomerase (ATP-hydrolyzing) subunit B — protein sequence MAAQKKNAPSEYGADSIKVLEGLEAVRKRPGMYIGSTGERGLHHLIWEVVDNAVDEAMAGFATKVDVRLLADGGVQVTDDGRGIPVAMHATGIPTVDVVMTVLHAGGKFEEGAYQVSGGLHGVGVSVVNALSTRLEADIYKDGHQWFQTYDKSVPGQLRKGEPTDKTGTTIRFWADPDIFETTTYDFETIARRLQEMAFLNKGLTIELTDERVSSEDVVDDVVSDQAEAPKSAEEKAAEASAPHKVKHRVFHYPGGLVDFVKHINRTKTPIQPSVIDFDGKGEGHEVEIAMQWNAGYSESVHTFANTINTHEGGTHEEGFRAALTTVVNKYAKDKKLLKDKDPNLTGDDIREGLAAVISVKVSQPQFEGQTKTKLGNTEVKSFVQKICNEQLTHWFESNPAEAKTVINKAVSSAQARIAARKARELVRRKSATDIGGLPGKLADCRSTDPTKSELYVVEGDSAGGSAKSGRDSMFQAILPLRGKIINVEKARIDRVLKNTEVQAIITALGTGIHDEFDISKLRYHKIVLMADADVDGQHISTLLLTLLFRFMKPLVENGHIFLAQPPLYKLKWQRTEPEFAYSDRERDGLLEAGRAAGKKINVEDGIQRYKGLGEMDAKELWETTMDPSVRVLRQVTLDDAAAADELFSILMGEDVEARRSFITRNAKDVRFLDV from the coding sequence GTGGCTGCCCAGAAAAAGAATGCTCCGAGTGAGTACGGCGCCGATTCCATCAAAGTTCTCGAAGGTCTCGAAGCGGTACGCAAACGCCCGGGCATGTACATCGGCTCCACCGGCGAACGCGGCCTACACCACCTTATCTGGGAGGTAGTGGACAACGCCGTCGACGAGGCGATGGCGGGTTTCGCCACCAAGGTCGACGTGCGTCTTCTCGCCGACGGCGGTGTCCAGGTCACCGACGACGGCCGCGGCATCCCGGTCGCGATGCACGCCACCGGCATCCCGACCGTCGACGTCGTGATGACCGTGCTGCACGCCGGCGGCAAGTTCGAAGAAGGCGCCTACCAGGTGTCCGGCGGTCTGCACGGTGTCGGTGTGTCCGTGGTCAACGCGCTCTCGACACGCCTTGAAGCCGACATCTACAAGGATGGTCACCAGTGGTTCCAGACCTACGACAAGTCGGTACCGGGACAGCTGCGCAAGGGTGAGCCCACCGACAAGACCGGGACCACGATCCGGTTCTGGGCCGACCCGGACATCTTCGAGACCACCACCTACGACTTCGAGACCATCGCGCGCCGCCTGCAGGAGATGGCCTTCCTGAACAAAGGCCTGACCATCGAGTTGACCGACGAACGGGTCAGCTCCGAGGACGTCGTCGACGATGTGGTCAGCGATCAGGCCGAGGCGCCGAAGTCCGCGGAGGAGAAGGCCGCGGAGGCCAGCGCCCCACACAAGGTCAAGCACCGAGTTTTCCACTACCCCGGCGGCCTGGTCGATTTCGTCAAGCACATCAACCGGACCAAGACCCCGATCCAGCCCAGCGTCATCGACTTCGACGGCAAGGGCGAGGGCCACGAGGTCGAGATCGCGATGCAGTGGAACGCCGGCTACTCGGAGTCGGTGCACACGTTCGCCAACACCATCAACACCCACGAGGGCGGCACCCACGAAGAGGGGTTCCGCGCGGCGCTGACGACGGTGGTCAACAAGTACGCCAAGGACAAGAAGCTCCTCAAGGACAAGGACCCGAACCTGACCGGCGACGACATCCGCGAGGGTCTCGCGGCGGTCATCTCGGTGAAGGTCTCCCAACCGCAGTTCGAGGGCCAGACCAAGACCAAGCTCGGCAACACCGAGGTGAAGTCGTTCGTGCAGAAGATCTGCAACGAGCAGCTCACCCACTGGTTCGAGTCGAATCCGGCCGAGGCGAAAACCGTGATCAACAAGGCGGTGTCGTCGGCGCAGGCCCGGATCGCGGCCCGCAAGGCGCGCGAGCTGGTACGGCGCAAGAGCGCCACCGACATCGGCGGACTGCCCGGCAAGCTGGCCGACTGCCGTTCCACGGACCCGACCAAGTCGGAACTGTATGTGGTGGAGGGTGATTCGGCCGGTGGCTCGGCCAAGAGCGGTCGCGATTCGATGTTCCAGGCGATCCTGCCGTTGCGCGGCAAGATCATCAACGTCGAGAAGGCCCGCATCGACCGGGTGCTCAAGAACACCGAAGTCCAGGCGATCATCACTGCGCTGGGCACCGGTATCCACGACGAGTTCGACATCAGCAAGCTGCGCTATCACAAGATCGTGCTGATGGCCGACGCCGACGTCGACGGCCAGCACATCTCGACGCTGCTGCTGACGCTGTTGTTCCGGTTCATGAAACCGCTTGTGGAGAACGGCCATATCTTCCTGGCGCAGCCGCCCCTGTACAAGCTCAAGTGGCAGCGCACCGAGCCGGAGTTCGCCTACTCCGACCGTGAGCGCGACGGGCTGCTCGAGGCCGGCCGCGCCGCCGGCAAGAAGATCAACGTCGAGGACGGCATCCAGCGCTACAAGGGTCTTGGCGAGATGGACGCCAAGGAACTGTGGGAGACCACCATGGATCCGTCGGTGCGCGTGCTGCGGCAGGTCACCCTCGACGACGCCGCGGCCGCCGACGAACTGTTCTCGATCCTGATGGGCGAAGACGTGGAGGCACGGCGCAGCTTCATCACCCGAAACGCCAAAGACGTTCGATTCCTTGATGTTTGA
- a CDS encoding DUF721 family protein has protein sequence MDNNNDDNNDDGEDKELGPPAHLEGLKGMDLVRRALEEARGAARRQGKNVGNGRTNPAPRRTAGNARRRWSGPGPDSRDPQLFGSVTKDVARSRGWSSRVAEGAVFGRWRAVVGEQIAEHASPTNLQDGVLTVSAESTAWATQLRMVQSQILAKIAAAVGDGVVTSLKIVGPVGPSWRKGRYNVPGRGPRDTYG, from the coding sequence ATCGACAACAACAACGACGACAACAACGACGACGGCGAGGACAAGGAACTCGGGCCCCCCGCGCACCTCGAGGGACTCAAGGGCATGGATCTGGTGCGCCGCGCACTGGAGGAGGCCCGTGGCGCCGCGCGTCGGCAAGGCAAGAACGTCGGGAACGGCAGGACGAATCCGGCTCCGCGCCGGACCGCGGGCAACGCACGCCGGCGCTGGTCGGGTCCGGGCCCGGACAGCCGTGATCCGCAGTTGTTCGGCTCGGTCACCAAAGACGTCGCGCGCAGCCGCGGCTGGTCGTCCCGCGTCGCCGAGGGTGCGGTGTTCGGCAGATGGCGCGCCGTCGTCGGTGAGCAGATCGCCGAGCACGCCTCCCCCACCAATCTGCAGGACGGTGTGCTGACCGTCTCGGCCGAATCGACGGCATGGGCCACCCAGTTGCGGATGGTGCAGTCCCAGATCCTGGCCAAGATCGCCGCGGCGGTCGGCGACGGGGTGGTGACCTCGCTGAAGATCGTTGGCCCGGTCGGTCCGTCCTGGCGAAAGGGCCGCTACAACGTGCCCGGTCGCGGGCCCCGCGACACGTACGGTTAG
- the recF gene encoding DNA replication/repair protein RecF (All proteins in this family for which functions are known are DNA-binding proteins that assist the filamentation of RecA onto DNA for the initiation of recombination or recombinational repair.): MYVRHLALTDFRSWARVELELEPGRTVFVGSNGFGKTNLVEALWYSATLGSHRVASDAPLIRAGAERAVVSTIVVNDGRELAVDLDITSGRANKARLNRSPVRSAREILGVLRAVLFAPEDLALVRGDPGERRRYLDELATTRRPRIAAVRVDYDKVVRQRTALLKTASGARFRGDRGALETLDVWDGHLAHHGAQLIAARVALVHELAPEVEKAYQLLAPASRPAAVRYRSGVEVVEAEAAAGNSDVEVFEAALLDALSRRRDAELERGVCLVGPHRDDLELRLGDQPAKGFASHGESWSMALALRLAAYELLRGEGSDPVLLLDDVFAELDTARRQALAQVAASAEQVLVTAAVYEDIPTDWDARLVEITMTDSDSGRISVVRP; this comes from the coding sequence GTGTACGTCCGTCACCTCGCGCTGACCGACTTCCGGTCCTGGGCTCGAGTCGAGCTCGAGCTGGAACCCGGTCGCACGGTGTTCGTCGGCTCCAATGGCTTCGGGAAGACGAATCTTGTTGAAGCTCTGTGGTATTCGGCGACGCTGGGATCGCACCGGGTGGCTTCGGACGCACCGTTGATCCGCGCAGGCGCCGAGCGGGCCGTGGTGTCGACGATCGTGGTCAACGACGGTCGCGAGCTCGCGGTGGATCTGGACATCACGTCCGGGCGTGCCAACAAGGCCCGGCTGAACCGTTCCCCGGTGCGCTCGGCGCGCGAGATCCTCGGAGTGCTGCGCGCCGTGCTGTTCGCCCCCGAAGACCTCGCGCTGGTCCGCGGCGACCCGGGTGAGCGTCGCCGTTATCTCGACGAACTCGCCACCACGCGGCGTCCGCGCATCGCCGCGGTGCGCGTGGACTACGACAAGGTGGTGCGCCAGCGCACCGCGCTGCTCAAGACCGCATCCGGGGCGCGATTCCGAGGCGACCGCGGCGCGCTCGAGACGCTCGACGTGTGGGACGGGCATCTCGCGCATCACGGCGCCCAGTTGATCGCCGCGCGGGTGGCGCTCGTCCACGAACTGGCACCGGAGGTGGAGAAGGCCTACCAGCTGCTGGCTCCGGCGTCGCGGCCCGCGGCGGTGCGGTACCGCTCCGGCGTCGAGGTGGTGGAGGCCGAGGCCGCGGCGGGTAACAGCGATGTGGAGGTGTTCGAGGCCGCATTGCTCGACGCGCTGAGCCGCCGCCGCGACGCCGAGCTCGAGCGCGGGGTCTGCCTGGTCGGCCCGCATCGAGACGACCTGGAACTCCGCCTCGGGGATCAGCCCGCGAAAGGCTTTGCCAGCCACGGAGAATCGTGGTCGATGGCGTTGGCTCTGCGATTGGCCGCGTATGAGCTGTTGCGCGGCGAGGGCAGTGATCCGGTGTTGCTTCTCGACGATGTGTTCGCCGAGCTGGACACCGCCCGCCGCCAGGCGCTGGCGCAGGTCGCCGCGTCGGCCGAACAGGTGTTGGTGACCGCGGCGGTATACGAGGACATCCCGACGGACTGGGACGCCCGGCTTGTCGAGATCACCATGACCGACAGCGACTCGGGCCGGATCTCGGTGGTGCGGCCGTGA
- the dnaN gene encoding DNA polymerase III subunit beta produces MNVATTAGLSDLKFRLTREDFADAVAWVARNLPSRPTVPVLAGVLLTGSDEGLTVSGFDYEVSAEVQIPAEIASPGSVLVSGRLLSDIVRALPAKPVDVSVEGTRVSLTCGSSRFSLPTMAVEDYPTLPTLPDETGVVSSELFSEAIGQVAVAAGRDDTLPMLTGIRVEISGEKVVLAATDRFRLAVRELTWSAGAAGVEAAVLVPAKTLAEAAKAGTDGTEVHLSLGQGPTVGKEGLLGIRSKGKRSTTRLLDAEFPKFRQLLPTEHTAIATIGVAELTEAIKRVALVADRGAQVRMEFADDVLRLSAGADDVGRAEEDLAVQFAGDPLTIAFNPNYLTDGLGSLHSDRVTFGFTTPSRPAVLRPAGEDDAAAEGNGPFPAAQTDYVYLLMPVRLPG; encoded by the coding sequence ATGAACGTGGCGACAACGGCTGGTCTGTCGGACCTGAAATTCCGGCTGACCCGCGAGGACTTCGCCGACGCGGTTGCGTGGGTAGCTCGCAACCTGCCGTCGAGGCCCACGGTGCCGGTGCTGGCCGGCGTGCTGCTCACGGGCTCCGACGAAGGCCTCACGGTTTCGGGTTTCGACTACGAGGTCTCCGCCGAGGTTCAGATTCCGGCCGAAATCGCTTCTCCGGGAAGCGTTCTGGTCTCGGGACGGCTGCTGTCCGACATCGTGCGCGCGTTGCCGGCCAAGCCGGTGGACGTCAGCGTGGAGGGCACCCGGGTATCGCTGACCTGCGGTTCGTCCCGGTTCTCGCTGCCCACCATGGCCGTCGAGGACTACCCGACGCTGCCGACGCTGCCCGACGAGACCGGCGTGGTCTCCTCCGAACTGTTCTCCGAGGCGATCGGCCAGGTCGCCGTCGCCGCCGGCCGTGACGACACCCTGCCGATGCTGACCGGCATCCGGGTCGAGATCTCCGGCGAGAAGGTGGTTTTGGCCGCGACCGATCGATTCCGTCTCGCGGTTCGTGAATTGACCTGGTCGGCGGGCGCCGCCGGTGTCGAGGCCGCGGTTCTGGTGCCGGCGAAGACGCTCGCCGAGGCGGCCAAGGCCGGGACCGACGGCACCGAGGTTCACCTGTCGCTCGGCCAGGGGCCGACTGTCGGCAAGGAAGGCCTGCTCGGTATCCGCAGCAAGGGTAAGCGCAGCACCACCCGCCTGCTCGACGCCGAGTTCCCGAAGTTCCGTCAGTTGCTGCCGACCGAACACACCGCGATCGCGACGATCGGTGTCGCCGAGCTGACCGAGGCCATCAAGCGTGTGGCCCTGGTCGCCGACCGCGGCGCACAGGTCCGGATGGAGTTCGCCGACGACGTGCTGCGGCTGTCCGCCGGCGCCGACGATGTGGGCCGCGCCGAGGAGGACCTGGCGGTGCAGTTCGCCGGCGACCCGCTGACCATCGCGTTCAACCCGAACTACCTGACCGACGGGCTCGGCTCACTGCACTCCGACCGCGTCACCTTCGGATTCACCACCCCCAGCCGTCCGGCGGTGCTGCGGCCCGCCGGTGAGGACGACGCCGCCGCCGAGGGCAACGGTCCGTTCCCCGCCGCGCAGACCGACTACGTGTATCTGCTGATGCCGGTGCGCCTGCCCGGCTGA
- the rnpA gene encoding ribonuclease P protein component, with amino-acid sequence MLPAQYRMTRSAEFGATVSRGTKASQPDLVLYALHSDETGDPGPRIGLIVSKAVGNAVVRHRVSRRLRHAARTILPDLDPAERVVIRALPRSRDAISARLEQELHAALHRIRVRSGAPS; translated from the coding sequence GTGCTTCCGGCCCAGTACCGGATGACGCGGTCGGCCGAGTTCGGTGCCACAGTCAGCCGAGGGACCAAGGCTTCACAGCCTGACCTTGTTCTGTATGCACTTCATTCCGATGAGACGGGTGACCCCGGACCGAGAATCGGCCTGATCGTCTCGAAGGCCGTCGGCAATGCTGTCGTACGGCATCGGGTGTCCCGTCGGCTGCGGCATGCCGCTCGGACGATTCTTCCGGATCTCGATCCCGCCGAGCGTGTGGTGATCCGCGCGTTGCCGCGTAGCCGCGACGCGATCTCGGCTCGCCTCGAGCAGGAACTCCACGCTGCGCTGCACCGGATTCGGGTCCGCAGTGGAGCACCCTCATGA
- the yidD gene encoding membrane protein insertion efficiency factor YidD — MTGRSAVVRAAVFLIQLYRHTISPLRLPTCRFTPTCSQYAVDALTEYGFVKGSWLAAVRLLKCGPWHPGGWDPIPDRDGHVDVPVDFCDRAEHRDAPVNQGKSQTSVV, encoded by the coding sequence ATGACCGGGCGCTCGGCCGTCGTGCGGGCCGCGGTGTTCCTCATTCAGCTCTACCGCCACACCATCTCGCCGCTGCGGCTGCCGACGTGCCGGTTCACTCCGACCTGCAGCCAGTACGCCGTCGATGCGCTCACCGAGTACGGCTTCGTCAAAGGCAGCTGGCTGGCCGCGGTGCGGCTGCTCAAATGCGGTCCGTGGCACCCGGGCGGATGGGACCCGATCCCGGACCGCGATGGTCACGTCGATGTCCCCGTGGATTTCTGTGACAGAGCCGAACACCGGGATGCCCCGGTAAACCAAGGGAAGAGTCAAACGAGTGTCGTTTAA
- the gnd gene encoding phosphogluconate dehydrogenase (NAD(+)-dependent, decarboxylating), giving the protein MQLGLIGLGKMGFNMRARLRDGGHEVIGYDPRPEVSDVASLEELAERLESPRVVWVMVPSGTVTDSTITALADVLSEGDLVIDGGNSRYTEDGPHAKLLGAKGIAFVDAGVSGGIWGLTEGYGLMVGGSEADVERAMPIFDTLRPPGPKEDGFVHVGPVGAGHFAKMVHNGVEYALMTAYAEGYEMLAAEDLVQNPQAVYQAWTNGTVVRSWLQQLLAKALKEDPNLSEISGYTEDSGEGRWTVEEAIRLRVPVPSIAASLFARFLSRQDESPTMRAVAALRNQFGGHAVKRVSESG; this is encoded by the coding sequence ATGCAACTGGGTCTGATCGGCCTCGGCAAGATGGGTTTCAACATGCGCGCGCGGTTGCGCGACGGTGGCCACGAGGTCATCGGTTACGACCCGCGGCCCGAGGTCTCCGACGTCGCCTCGCTCGAGGAACTCGCCGAGCGCCTGGAGTCGCCACGGGTGGTGTGGGTGATGGTCCCGTCCGGCACGGTCACCGACAGCACCATCACGGCGCTGGCCGATGTGCTGTCGGAAGGCGATCTGGTGATCGACGGCGGAAACTCGCGCTACACCGAGGACGGCCCGCACGCAAAGCTGTTGGGCGCCAAGGGCATTGCGTTTGTCGACGCCGGTGTCTCCGGCGGCATCTGGGGTCTGACCGAGGGTTACGGGCTGATGGTCGGCGGCAGTGAGGCCGATGTCGAGCGCGCGATGCCGATCTTCGACACCTTGCGCCCGCCGGGACCGAAGGAGGACGGCTTCGTCCACGTCGGACCGGTCGGTGCGGGTCATTTCGCCAAGATGGTGCACAACGGCGTCGAGTACGCGTTGATGACGGCCTACGCCGAAGGCTACGAGATGCTCGCCGCCGAGGACCTCGTGCAGAATCCGCAGGCGGTCTACCAGGCGTGGACCAACGGCACCGTGGTGCGGTCCTGGTTGCAGCAGCTGCTGGCCAAGGCGCTCAAGGAAGATCCCAATCTGTCCGAGATCAGCGGTTACACAGAAGATTCCGGTGAGGGCCGATGGACCGTCGAAGAGGCCATCCGGTTGCGGGTGCCGGTTCCGAGTATCGCGGCATCGCTGTTCGCGCGGTTCCTGTCACGCCAGGACGAATCCCCGACCATGCGTGCCGTCGCGGCGCTGCGCAACCAGTTCGGCGGTCATGCCGTCAAACGGGTCAGCGAATCGGGCTGA
- the yidC gene encoding membrane protein insertase YidC: MWIWYKAFAFLLGPSNFFAWALSVMFLVFTLRVILYKPFVKQIRTTRQMQELQPQIKALQKKYGKDRQRMALEMQKLQREHGFNPILGCLPMLAQIPVFLGLFHVLRSFNRTQGGFGQVHLTVEQNRATGNYVFSPADVAHFLDANLFGAPLGATMIQTTGLDAFTEFNRMAVIGVGVPIMILAGIATYFNSRASISRQSPDAAANPQTAMMNKLALYVFPLGVVVGGPFLPLAIIMYWLANNIWTFGQQHYVFGKIEKEEEQKRLEALERRSANAPAPGAKPTRKKKSAVDRDASGSDDGQSVAKDADGQGDDSATVKPTTQSTNQSAAQNGAPSRTPKPGARPKKKKR; the protein is encoded by the coding sequence ATGTGGATCTGGTACAAGGCATTCGCCTTCCTGCTGGGTCCGTCGAACTTCTTCGCCTGGGCCCTGTCGGTGATGTTCCTGGTGTTCACGCTGCGAGTCATCCTCTACAAGCCGTTCGTCAAGCAGATCCGGACCACCCGGCAGATGCAGGAGCTGCAGCCCCAGATCAAGGCGCTGCAGAAGAAGTACGGCAAGGACCGCCAGCGGATGGCGCTGGAGATGCAGAAGCTGCAACGAGAGCACGGTTTCAATCCGATACTGGGCTGCCTGCCGATGCTCGCGCAGATCCCGGTCTTCCTCGGCCTGTTCCACGTGTTGCGCTCGTTCAACCGGACCCAGGGTGGCTTCGGTCAGGTGCATCTGACCGTCGAGCAGAACCGGGCGACCGGTAACTACGTCTTCAGCCCGGCAGACGTCGCGCACTTCCTGGACGCCAACCTGTTCGGTGCGCCGCTGGGCGCGACCATGATCCAGACGACCGGTCTGGACGCGTTCACCGAATTCAACCGGATGGCGGTGATCGGTGTCGGTGTCCCGATCATGATCCTGGCCGGCATCGCGACCTACTTCAACAGCCGCGCCTCGATCTCCCGGCAGAGCCCCGATGCGGCGGCGAACCCGCAGACCGCGATGATGAACAAGCTGGCGCTGTACGTGTTCCCGCTCGGCGTCGTCGTCGGTGGCCCGTTCCTGCCGCTGGCGATCATCATGTACTGGCTTGCGAACAACATCTGGACCTTCGGTCAGCAGCACTACGTGTTCGGCAAGATCGAGAAGGAAGAGGAGCAGAAGCGGCTGGAGGCGCTCGAGCGGCGCTCGGCCAATGCTCCGGCTCCCGGCGCAAAGCCGACCCGCAAGAAGAAGTCGGCGGTTGACCGCGATGCATCCGGATCCGACGACGGCCAGTCGGTGGCCAAGGATGCCGACGGGCAGGGCGACGACAGCGCCACCGTAAAACCGACAACCCAGAGCACCAACCAATCCGCTGCGCAGAACGGGGCGCCCAGTCGTACCCCGAAACCTGGCGCGCGGCCCAAGAAGAAGAAACGTTGA